TAACcagtttttaaaacacaaaaGCAAATGTGACTTGAGAATTTAAGACTGGCAGCAACGAAATTTCACTAGGAATAATCCAAAGGGATTAGTGTAGTAGTGTAAAGTTTCATTACATTTATATGAGTGAGAACGATCTATATAATGGAAGAACCTGTGTTCGATTTCCACCGTGTGCAAAATTCGCTTGGGCTAACGACAGTTACGCATCACAAGCGAGATTCATCTCTAACCTAGTGGGTTAAGAAACACTTGTGACctaggaaaaaaaatcactaatgtTGACTAGTTTGATTAataaatgggggggggggggggggggggaggataGTCTAGGTGggtaaaacaaaatcttaaaatgaatctttGAACTTACatcatacaaattaaaattaaagcaaaTCTAAAATGATTTGTAATTCTCTTAGAAAAAAGTGAGACTCTCAAAATGCGGGTAGACTTCAACCCTTCCCACAAATACTATTTGTTTATATGAATCTTATGAGTTATGATCATCTTCCCCCAATCCTATTTATGATCAAtctaacactactaaaaaatatacatttaacatcggcatgttaacattggtttccggaaaaaccgatgttaacaaaagcgcGGTGACATACTTGTAATTAAGATTcgtttattaacatcggtttttcataaaaccgatgttaacatgtaactgttaacatcggttttgtaaaaaaccgatgttaacacaaATGTGATGGCGatgtcaacatcggttttttaaataaccgatgttagcattcactagttaacatcggttttttaaaacacCGATGTTGACATGAactacttaacatcggttttgtttaaaaaactgatgttgtctCTTTCATAAGTACTAAAACCCCGAAAATCCTTTTTCCCTCCACGCGTTCAGTAACCAAAACTCTTTCTCCATTTCTTCCTCATCACTTAGGTTATTTGTCCTCCTGAAGCTACCATTCCTGTTTGTGTTCGAGTTGGAGTTCGCACCAGTTCCCGTTCGAGTTGGTGTTCGAGTTTGAGTACGTGTTGGAGTTCGAGTTCGAGTTCGCAGCAGTTCCCATTCGAGTTCGTGGTCGTCACTGTCGCATTTAGGTACGTGGGAAAACCTGTTTCTTTCTGTGCTTTGTGGTCATAAATCGTGTCGTCATTTCCCCCATTGTAGAGTGTGAGTCAGCACCTTGCTTCGCTTCGATTGGCGTCTGCTTCTTCCTTTGTTTGAATGGTTTTCGTTGCAAGCTGGCTTTCTGATTTTTGCTACAAATTTTAAGGTAAAATAACATCTTAAATGTTTGTCTTCGAGTTTCATTATTTCACCATCCTGGGGATTCAATGCTTTTTGTGGCTTTGTGTTTACAGTGATCCTGGACCTCAACAGCACTGCGCCTTTGTGGGTTTGTGTTTACAGTGACCCTGGAGCTCACCTATCAGTGAAGTTTCCATCAAAGGTAAGTACGACAGTGTCCCTGAAACATTTATTTTCGTTCCATGATAGAAAAATGGTTGAACCCAGCATTTACTAATTCATATGGTACCGTTGTTGACCCTGGACCTCAGTTGCACTGTGCCTTTGTGGGTTTGTGTTTTGAACGgcgaaaataatttatatattataagataagtagtaccagaggtactacaaGATAACACAGGAGATAAGATCTCCAGaagcagaaaacaaaaacagcaTTACATCAGCCCAACAATAAATCACCAAAAGCCCAACCCTACAGACCACACACTAATTAAAAGCCATAGCCATAGCTGAGGACCATTGATGGAAAGGAACATTAAAATCGTTTTCCCACCCCCTCACATTGACAGGAGTATTTGAGCCGCTCCTTCTAAAACTACCTTGCCCAATgattgtccttcccatgaacTTTCCTGCTCTGCTCAGTCCACTACCAACAGCACCAAGACCACTGCTGACAAAACCAACTCCGGCACCGATGCCACTGCCAACAAGACTGGCTCCAGCACCAATTCCAATCCCCACAAGTCCAGCTCCTGCACCAATTCCAGTCCCCACAAGTCCAGCTCCCGCACCAATTCCAGTCCCCACAAGTCCAGCACTAGTAGCAACACCAGTACCAACCATTCCAACACCGGACCCAACTGCCGAGGCTGCTCCATCTAGTGCATCCATTGTAGTTCCTATAACTCCCTCTTCTTTAAGTTTCTTCCTTTCTTCTAGTATATTTTTCTCTGCTTCTAGTGCAACCAACTGTTCTTCCTTGTTAAATTGGTGATAAAAGATCTAAAATTCCAATGAGATTAAGACTTTTAATCCAGTGAAATTGTAGAGGGAAAGAaagcggggggggggggggtcacTCTCAATTTACATCTATACTATAGCCCCAGAAACTATGTAGTGATGTTAATCATAGCCAAATGcaaacaaatcaatgcatgtcTTATTTATACCTTTATGGTTATGGTTCCTCGATCCTTCTTGTCTTTCACTTTCAGTGTATCAAGTGATGACAGCAGCCTCAATTCAAACTCCTTTTCAGTTTCTGGTTCCAAGTCATTAAGTGGAAATTTTACTATTCCCAATTGCTTATCTTGCCCAATGTCTTTATCAAAAACCTATTTCCAGATCCATGAATGAAAAATCATTTATGatagttttattaaattaatcatgGCACACTAACAATTTAATAAGGATTGTGCAGTTAGAAGGAGAAAATTTGAAGATTTCAAACTAAAATACTAACAGGTGTAGGCTGAAAACAGATTATAAACCTTCAGGGGGAGAAGATAAAGTATCAACTAGACAGAGTTGGCTACATATATCACACATGTCCAGTGTTATGTCAAAAAAACAAGAGTTAAGGAGAGGCCAATTAGATCAAAGTCCTTTTAAATAATTCACTTTGAGTTATTCGTGATCTTATACCTCTAACTTCTGGGCTATCCTCCATCTAAACAACTACTCACAATGGGACATCTATAAGTCTTACTTGCACATGGCCAAACCTTTATTAAGTGTAATTCTAATATtgtaccattttttttctttcatgggTGCTACTCCtactttctcttattttttattgcaaGTCCATTTACTCCTTGAAACATTCTTATCTTTACAACACTTAGCTTATGAAGGTTTGAAAGTAGCTGTATAATATTCCTTTAAGCTTAAGCAGCAccttgtgataaaaaaataacaccaGAAGCATTCCACCATTTCATTCACCTAGCAAGAATCCTCTTTTTTTCCCCAATTTTCCTGCTTGTCGCTGTATCTTCCTTTCCCCTGCATCATTCACAGTACACACTCTTTAGCTTCATGATCATGGATTCACGATATGTTTTCCATATATGTAcaacaaaatacataataaaaagtgagatgaagaaaaaagaaagtagtgtataataatgatgattaatattactaattttttatatttctctatCTCGTTCTTTGAAACGAATGATCCCCGcataaaataagcaagaaacGTTATGTGTATCGAAACCTATGAGAAAACAAGCTAGCTACAGCTAAGAAttgagagaaaggaaaaaagaaacaatgaaGCAATATTTTCACCATTAAGAGACAACGATATTTAGTAACAATCAAAGTACATCCAAGAATTATATTGTGATAGACTAATAGTACAGCGATTAAAGATCAAGAGAGGGTAAAAGGCGAGCACTGGGAGATCAAGAAAAACACCTAATAATAGTAATCATTATcatattaattcacaaaatcacAACACACATATAGTTAAAGCAATACATACAGCAAAGCCTTagctttataattaattaattaagctttacctaaacttttttttttcctgcatgTGAATGAAACATTGACGTATTCAAGTTTTCTCGTggaccatatatatataaccctATTAAAACAGGGAGTAGACAAGCTGAGAGAACCTGAAGAAAAAGTTCTTTGGATGCTTGCGTTTTCGATGTCATCAATCCTTATAAAAGATGACAAGCCAAAGAACCTAACCCAAGAATATTCATTCTGATTGCCCAATGATTTCTTTCTATTACTTTGTTCTGGAAAGGGAGAGGAATTaatcataaaaagataaaaaaaaaggaagattaAAAAAAGCAATCAATGATTCTTAAGTGTTTTTTCTGGGTTTGCTTTTCCTCCTCCCCCTGCTTCTCAACGGTTCCCCGATTTGAATCTCTTCCTTTGTGATTCTTTTGCATGCCACCGATTCTGATGTTAACTCCTCTTGTTGCTTCCCatgctaaattttttttagaaggcagaaaatatatatattattaggatAATCAATACAGCACAAGGGGTACTGgatgaaagaaaaatacaagGCACCTCTGGTGCTGCCCTCCAAAAGAAAAACCCAAGCTAACCCAACAAGAAAGGCTACCCCACACAGATTAACCAAAGGATTCTGATATATTGTAAGACCAGTGGTTAAAACTAGTGTTAAAACCTTTCTCTCTAGCTTTTAGCCAAGACCAAGCTAGAAACAAAGCATATTCCATGACTTTAGAGGAATCAAAAGGTTTGTCCTGGAAAATCAGGAGGTTCCTGTGCTGCCATATAGTACTAGTTAGAGCAAcccaccacccacaccatctACTATGGTTTATATCTGCTCCAAACCcaacacaaaattgaacaaaatggCTTGCTGGAGAAGCTGGGAGAGGTCCCACAACCTAGATCCATCTCATGGATTCCCACCACAGGCCTATTATCCTTTTACAGTTGAAAAAGAGATGACCCACCTCTTCCTGCTCTTGACCACAAAGAGGACAAACATCCTCCTGGATGAGCACACTTCTTCTTATGAGATTATCCTTAGTAGGGAGCCTGCCTTTAAGAAGCCTCCAAGTGAAGACTGCAGCCCTTGGGGGGATTTTCAGCTTCcaaattaatcttgaagttcTCACATCAGAAGCTGGAGTAGAGGGATTCATCATTAATCTGTAGAGGAATTCCTCCTCCACTTCAAGTCCCACCTCCAATTATCCTGAGAGAAATTGTCCATCATTGAAATGAGGTTTGTTTGCTGCCTATTAATCAGAAAAAGTTGATTGTACTTCTGTTTTAAGAGTATAATCTTCCCCTAACCACTTATCTATCCAGAAGTTGACTTTATCCCCACACCCAACCTTCCAAATCATATATTGGAGGAAGATGCTGTGATCAGGCAGATGATAAAGCTTCCTAAGGTCCCTCCACCAGTAGGAAAGCCCCCCTTTGGCACGATCAGACTGAAAATCAGACCAGCCTCCATATTTGGAATTAATAATTCTAGCCCATAACTGTTGCTGATCAGAAGCTAAGGCCCATATCCATTTTCCCAGCAAAGCTATATTGAATTTGGAGATATCTTTAATCCCTAGACCCCCCTTAGCCTTGGGAAGGCAAACAACCTCCCATTTTACCCAAGGAATTTTCTTATGGTCATGGTCTCCCCCCCACAAGAAATTCCTTTGCAAAGCTACCAATCTATGGACTACCCTTTGAGGAATCTTGAAAAAGGATAAGAGATATATTGGTAAAGCATTGAGAACAAAGTTTATTAGAGTAATCTTCCCCCCATGGATATGTTTTTCTGGGCCCACTTGGATAGTTTAGATTCACGTTTTTTTATCAAAGGGTCCCACACCAACTTGCTTGAAGGTTTAGCCCCAATAGGGATACCCAAGTAACAAAAAGGAGTTTCCAATTGCCTACAATTCAGGATATGGGCTTCTTCATTGGCCCAGTTAACAACACCTCCAATAATCCCAAACTGGCTCTTAGCATAGTTAATCTTCAGGCCTGAGACCAATTCAAAACCACTAAGTTAGGCcttcaacacaaaaacattctCCCAAGCAGCCTCACCCACAAAAACAATATCATCTGCATACTGCAGAATGTTAGTgggttcttttttctttccaacCATGTAGCTTCTATATAGATTTTTCTGAACTGCTTCCCTCATCAAACCTGTGATGCCTTCTCCAACTATGTTAAAGAGCAAAGGGGCTAAAGGATCCCCTTGTCTCAAACCTCTAGTAGGAGCAAACTCCTTTGTAGGACTGAAgctgggtcactggtaatcgattaccaggtatgtgtaatcgattacacagtgcctttttcaggttttcatgtcctgaagctgtgtaattcaagtttggcctctggtaatcgattaccagggctgtgtaatcgattaccagacatgaaaagccttaagataccttttttacttgcatgtagtggttatgaggcGCATTGTGTTGCGGCGTAGTTAGAttttcgtgaaagagtctacccctttcttttctttcttgtagatcgtgatggcggcgcagctaatccatgatcgagtagagatggagtgcctagagggagcttgggagaccctcgaaggcaacgcgAAGtaccgatttcggggcacgattcgattcacggctacttctttggtgcatccagatgaacctgcacgga
This region of Glycine soja cultivar W05 chromosome 17, ASM419377v2, whole genome shotgun sequence genomic DNA includes:
- the LOC114391631 gene encoding uncharacterized protein LOC114391631, yielding MNPSTPASDVRTSRLIWKLKIPPRAAVFTWRLLKGRLPTKDNLIRRSVLIQEDVCPLCGQEQEEVFDKDIGQDKQLGIVKFPLNDLEPETEKEFELRLLSSLDTLKVKDKKDRGTITIKIFYHQFNKEEQLVALEAEKNILEERKKLKEEGVIGTTMDALDGAASAVGSGVGMVGTGVATSAGLVGTGIGAGAGLVGTGIGAGAGLVGIGIGAGASLVGSGIGAGVGFVSSGLGAVGSGLSRAGKFMGRTIIGQGSFRRSGSNTPVNVRGWENDFNVPFHQWSSAMAMAFN